Proteins found in one Zea mays cultivar B73 chromosome 1, Zm-B73-REFERENCE-NAM-5.0, whole genome shotgun sequence genomic segment:
- the LOC103644948 gene encoding thioredoxin domain-containing protein PLP3A, translating into MSPLAVAISVHTKPGSKVATITVLDDEAVMRKQLHEAREQLVRQRYELGCQPANTKLSSNKTVRRTLVKSAIVQVDAAPFKQWYLTHYGVDIGRKKKVHVAKKDDTEFFICHFYHREFYRCKIMDKHLKTLAPIYVGTKFVKLDVENAPFFVAKLAIKILPCVILFKKGIVVDRLVGIQDLRSKDDFLTRALEHILILKTKGIIDEKKKDDDDADEESEANNRRVKSSTAKDSDSD; encoded by the exons ATGTCGCCGTTGGCAGTTGCCATCTCAGTCCACACCAAGCCTGGTTCTAAGGTCGCCACCATCACAG TACTTGATGATGAGGCCGTCATGAGGAAACAACTCCACGAGGCGAGAGAACAGCTCGTGAGACAAAG GTATGAGCTTGGCTGCCAGCCTGCTAACACCAAATTGTCTAGCAATAAGACAGTGAGGAGG ACTCTTGTGAAGAGCGCCATTGTACAAGTTGATGCTGCTCCATTCAAGCAGTGGTACCTCACTCACTATGGAGTGGACATCGGTAGGAAGAAGAAGGTGCATGTCGCTAAGAAGGATGACACTGAG TTCT TCATATGCCATTTTTACCACCGTGAATTTTACCGTTGCAA GATCATGGATAAGCATTTGAAGACCCTTGCCCCAATCTACGTGGGAACAAAATTCGTCAAGCTTGATGTCGAA AATGCTCCATTTTTTGTGGCCAAACTGGCAATCAAGATACTGCCATGTGTAATATTGTTCAA GAAGGGTATTGTTGTTGACCGATTAGTTGGGATTCAAGATCTCAGAAGTAAAGACGATTTTCTGACAAGAGCATTGGAAcatattcttattctcaagacgaAAG GGATAATCGATGAGAAGAAGAAAGATGATGACGATGCCGATGAAGAAAGCGAGGCTAATAATAGGAGGGTTAAGTCCTCAACTGCTAAAGACTCTGACTCAGACTGA